The Tautonia plasticadhaerens nucleotide sequence CGATCCGGGGGGCCGGGACGCCGTCCCCCCCCGGCAGGCGGACGGTCGCCTGGTCCTCCAGCGCGGCCAGCACCTCGTTGCCGAAGGCCGGCACGAAGAGGCGCCCGATCAGGTCGGCCGTCGCCCTCCCGCCGCCGCCGTGCCCGAGCAGGACCCGATCGGCATCGGCACGGGGCATCGGACAGGTCCCGAACGGCCCGGGGAGGGTCGCCTCGATCGGCTCGTCCATCAGCGGCCCCCCCCGATCGGGACCGCGACGGGGACCCGGCCCTCCCGGTGCCGCCGGGAGTCGTGGTAGGCCGCGCACGCCCCCTCGGACGAGACCATCGTCGCCCCCAGCGGCGTCTCCGGGGTGCACTCCCGGCCGAACGCGGGGCAGTCGGGCGGCTTCCTCAAGCCCCGGAGGATCTGCCCGCTGATGCAGGCCGACGACTCCCGGGTCGCGATCGCCTCGACCTCGAACCGCCGCTCGGCGTCCTGGTCGCGATAGGCGTCGCGCAGCCGGTAGCCGCTCCGGGGGATCGGGCCGATCCCCCGCCAGGTGCGGTCGCAGACCTCGAAGACCTCCTCGATCAGCCCCCTCGCCGCGGGGTTCCCCCCGGGCCGGACGGCGCGGGCGTAGGGGTTCTCGACCCCCGCGCGGCCCGATTCGAGCTGCCGGGCCGCCCGGAGCACGCCCTCGAGCAGGTCGATCGGTTCGAAGCCGGTGATCACGATCGGCACCCGGTGGCGGCGGGCCAGCGGCTCGTATTCGGCCGTCCCCATCACGGCGCAGACGTGGCCCGGGCCCAGTACGGCCTGGACCCGGTTGCCCGGCGCCCCCAGGATCGCGGAGATCGCCGGCGGCACCAGGACGTGCGAGACGAGCACGCTGAAGTTGGCCAGCCCGCGCCGCCTCGCCATCCGGACGGCCATCGCGTTGGCCGGGGCCGTGGTCTCGAAGCCGATCGCGAAGAAGACGACCTGGCGGTCGGGGTGCGCCGCGGCGAGATTCACGGCGTCGAGCGGCGAATAGACGACCCGGACGTCGCCGCCCTGGGCCTTGATCCGGAACAGGTCGCCGCGGGAGCCCGGCACGCGGAGCATGTCGCCGAAGGAGCAGAAGATGACCCCCGGCCTCGCGGCGATCGCGTGAGCCCGGTCGATCACCTCCAGGGCGGTGACGCAGACCGGGCAGCCGGGCCCGTGGACCAGCTCGATCCCCGGCGGCAGGATCGCGTCGATCCCGTACCTGACGATCGAACGGGTCTGGCCGCCGCAGACCTCCATGATCACCCAGGGCCGGGTCACGGCCCTGGAGATCGCGTCGGCCAGCTTCGCGGCGGCCGCCCCGTCGCGGTATTCGTCGAGGAACTTCATGGCGAGGTGTCCCGGTCGGCCCCGGGGGGTGCGGGGGCCCTCTCGTCTCGGGGGCATGGGCGCGGGATCGTCGCCCGGCCTCCCCTCACGGGGCGGGGGCCGTCGGCGGGGGACGCTCGCCGGCCCTCGGGGCGCCGTCCTCGAGCTCGCCGAGCTGGTCCATCTGCTCCAGGAACTCGAAGACGCGCCTGGCCTCGTCCTCGTCGATGCGGGACAGGGCGAAGCCGACGTGGACCAGCACGTAATCCCCCGGGCGGGCGTCGGGGACGTGCTCCAGGCAGACCCGCCTGGCGACCCCAGCGAAGGAGACCTTGCCCATGAGCACGTCGTGCTCGCGGTACGTCTCGACCACCTTCCCGGGGATCCCGAGGCACATCGGCAGGCCCCCGCTCAGGATCGGCCGGGGCCGCCCCACTCGACGGCCGGACCGGTAATCGGCCAGGCGTCCGGCCCCGGGCCGTGCGATCGATCCCGGGCCGCCCCGATCGCGAGCTGGCCCAGGCTCAGGCCGCCGTCATTCGGCGGGACCTTCCGATGACGGTAAACCCGGAACTCCTCCCGAGTCAACCGGCCGGTGATTTCGCGGGCCAGCAGGGCGTTCAGGAAGACGCCGCCGCTGAGGACGACCTTGGCCGGGCCGGACTCGCCCCTCAGGCGGAGGCAGACCTCCGCGACCATCTCCACGAGCGTCGAGTGGAACCGCCTCGCGATGACCGCCGGGGCCCGGCCTCGGCCCGCCTCGGCGGCCACCTCGGCGATCAGGGGCCGGTGGTCGATTTGCAGGGGCGCCCCCGGGGGGCCGTCCCCCTGCACCTGCTGGATTTCGAAGGGATAGGCGGCGTCGGCGGCGACCCCCGTGGCCAGCCATTCGAGCTCCATCGCCGCCTGGCCCTCGTAGCTGACGCGCGGCCGGAGTCCGGCCAGCGCCGCCACGGCATCGAACAGCCGCCCGACGCTCGACGTCGGCGGCGAGCGGAACCGCCGCTCGATCATCGTCCGGACGACGGCCAGCTCCGCCGGGGAGGCCCGCAGCCGGATCGCCGAGGAGCCCACCCCCGCGTCGGCCAGGTACGACGCCGCCATCCGCCAGGGTTCGAGGGTCGCCCGGTCGCCCCCTGGCATGGCGACGTAACGCAGGTGCGCCGCCCGGCGGAAGCCCAGATAACCCCCCACCAAGATCTCGCCCCCCCAGGTCGCGCCGTCGAGCCCGTAGCCGCTGCCGTCGAACGTCACGCCGAGGACCGGCTCGTCGAGGCCGTGCTCGGCCATGCAGCTCGCCATGTGCGCGTGGTGGTGCTGGACGGCGAGCCGCGGGAGCTCGGCCGGCCGTCCCCTGGCGTAGCCCGTCGAGGCGTAGTCGGGGTGCAGGTCGTGCACGATCAGCGCCGGGCGGATCGCCAGGAGCCGCTCGTAGTGCCCGATGGCCTCGGCGTAGGCCCGATACGCCTCGTAGCGGTCGAGGTCGCCGAGGTGATGGCTCAGGAACGCGTGGCGACCCCGGCCGAGGGCGAAGGTCGCCTTCAACTGGCCCCCCAGCGCCAGAGTCGGCCGGGGACAGGGGACGGGCAGGTCGATCGGGAGCGGCGTGGAGCCCCGGGAGCGTCGGATCGGCGACTCCGCGCCGTCGACCACCCGAGACACCGAGTCGTCGCAGCGGAGGTGGATCGGCCGGTCGTGCGTCAGGATCAGGTCGGCGATGCCTGCCAGCCGCCTCGCCGCGTCGAGGTCGTCGTAGGCGATCGGCTCGTCGGACGGGTTGCCGCTGGTCATGACCAGGGGCGCCCCGGCCACCTCCAGCATGAGGAGGTGGTGTAGGGGCGTGTAGGGCAGCATCACGCCGAGGCGGGGATTGCCGCCCGGCGACACCCCGACGGCGACCGGCGCCCCCGGCCTCCGGCGGAGCAGGACGATCGGCCGGCACGGCGAGGCGAGCAGCGCCCGCTCCTCCTCGTCGAATTCCCCGAGCGCCCGGGCCCACCGCAGGTCTCGCACCATGACCGCGAGCGGCTTCTCGTCCCGATGCTTGCGGCGCCGCAGCTCGGCCACCGCCCCCTCGTCGCCCGCGAGGCAGCAGAGGTGGTAGCCCCCCAGGCCCTTGACGGCGACGATCCGCCCCCTCCCCAGCGCCGAGGCCGCGTCCGAGAGCGGATCCCCCGACTCGATCGCCCGCCCGTCACCGCCCAAGAGCCGGAGCCGGGGGCCGCACGCCGGGCAGGCGATGGGCTGGGCGTGGAATCGGCGGTCGCGGGGATCCTCATATTCCGATCGGCAATCCAGGCACATGGCGAAGGCCGCCATGGTCGTGCGCTCGCGGTCGTACGGGGTCTCCCGGATGATGGTCAGCCGGGGGCCGCAGTGGGCGCAGTTGAGGAACGGATACCGATGCCGACGGTCCCGGGGATCGAATAATTCCCGGAGGCAGTCGTCGCAGGTCGCGACGTCGGGGGCGAGGAAGATCGGGCCGGCGGCGTCGCCCGCGCTCGGCTCGATCCGGAACCCGGGCTCGCCCCGGGGTGGTCGACGGGCCCAGCGCACCCCCTCGATCCGTGCCGGCGACGGGGGCCGGGACGTCAGCTCGGCCAGGAATCGGTCCAGCGACCGGGGGTCACCCTCCACCTCGATCCGGACGCCGCCGGCCCGGTTCTTCACGAAGCCGGAGAGGCCGAGGCCGGTCGCGAGTTCGTGGACGAAGGGGCGGAATCCGACCCCCTGGACGATCCCGATGATCTCGATCGCGCGACGGTCCATGGGGGTGGGGCCTCGAGGGGGACGCATCCCCCCGCCCCGGCCGACGGGGCGGCGGCCGGGCCATGCCGGGCGGGGCCATGGCGGGGAGGTGGGGCGTCCCATCATCCCCCGCCCGGCCCCCGGAGGTCACCGTCCCGATCCCCCGGCCCGGCGATCACGGCGATCACGGCGATCACGGCGATCGCGGCGATCAGGAATCGGCGCCCTTAGTGCACGCCTCGAAGACGGTCGCGACGCCCTGGCCCAGGCCGACGCAGAGCGTCGCCAGGCCGAACATGGCCCCCTCGCCGCGCATCCGATGCAGGAGCGTGGTCGCGATGCGGGCCCCGCTCGCGCCGAGGGGATGGCCCAGGGCGATCGCCCCGCCCCGGAGGTTCACGCGCCGCTCGTCGATGCCGAGCGACTGCAACACGGCGAGCACCTGGACGGCGAACGCCTCGTTCACCTCGATGCAGCCGACCTGCCCCAGGGCGAGGCCGGCCCTCGCCAGCGCCTTGCCGACGGCCGGGACCGGGCCGATGCCCATCTCCTCCGGCTCGACGCCGGCGACCGCCATGGAACGGATCCGGGCCATCGGCTCCAGGCCGAGTTCGGCCGCCTTCTCCTCCGACATGACCAGCAGGGCGGCCGCCCCCACGCTGACCTGGGAGCTGTTCCCCGCCGTCACCGTGCCGCCGTCGGGGTGGAAGGCGGGTGGGAGGGCCGCCAGGGACTCGGGCGAGGTGTCGCGGCGGATCCCCTGGTCCTCGGCGAGCAGGGACTTCCTGCCGGCCTCGTCGCGCCCCCAGGTCGGGACGACCTCGCCGAGGAACGCCCCGCCGTCGGTCGCCTCGGCGGAGAGGAGGTGGCTCCTCAGGGCGAAGGCGTCCTGCCGTGCCCGGGAAATGTGGTACTTCGCCGCCAGGTATTCGGCCGTCAGGCCCATGTGCATGATCGCCTCGCTGTGGCGGCGGAAGAGGCTCGGGCAGGGGTCGTAGCCGCGGTCCATCGGCACGTGGCCCATGTGCTCGACCCCGCCGACGACCTGGACGTCCTCGCAGCCGGCGGCGATGCTCATGGCGGCGTCGTTGATCGCCTGGAGGCCCGAGGCGCAGTTGCGGTTGACCGTCACCCCCCCCGCCTCGACCGGCAGGTCGGCCGCGAGCGCGGCGATCCGGGCGATGTCGAACCCCTGCTCACCCTGCTGCTGGACGCATCCCCATCGGACGTCCTCGACGAGTCGGGGGTCGATCCCCGTCCGGTCGACCAGCGCCCGGATGACGTGGGCCGAGAGGTCCTCGGCACGGACGTCCCGGTAGCATCCCCGATCCGCCGACGCCCGCCCGACGGGGGTGCGCACGGCGTCGATCACCACGGCTCGTCTCATCGGTTCACCCCTCCGGCGACGCGGCCATCTCGGCCCTGGGATAGAACGACCCGCCGCTCGATGCCAGGAGCGAGAGCGATCCGGTCGGCTCGAACCGGGCCCCCAGGTCGCGGTACGGCTCCAACTGGTCGAGGACCCCGGCCGCGCCCTCGGCGTCGGCCCACCGGAGCAGCCCCCCCCGGAACGGGGG carries:
- the hypD gene encoding hydrogenase formation protein HypD translates to MKFLDEYRDGAAAAKLADAISRAVTRPWVIMEVCGGQTRSIVRYGIDAILPPGIELVHGPGCPVCVTALEVIDRAHAIAARPGVIFCSFGDMLRVPGSRGDLFRIKAQGGDVRVVYSPLDAVNLAAAHPDRQVVFFAIGFETTAPANAMAVRMARRRGLANFSVLVSHVLVPPAISAILGAPGNRVQAVLGPGHVCAVMGTAEYEPLARRHRVPIVITGFEPIDLLEGVLRAARQLESGRAGVENPYARAVRPGGNPAARGLIEEVFEVCDRTWRGIGPIPRSGYRLRDAYRDQDAERRFEVEAIATRESSACISGQILRGLRKPPDCPAFGRECTPETPLGATMVSSEGACAAYHDSRRHREGRVPVAVPIGGGR
- a CDS encoding HypC/HybG/HupF family hydrogenase formation chaperone; the protein is MCLGIPGKVVETYREHDVLMGKVSFAGVARRVCLEHVPDARPGDYVLVHVGFALSRIDEDEARRVFEFLEQMDQLGELEDGAPRAGERPPPTAPAP
- the hypF gene encoding carbamoyltransferase HypF, coding for MDRRAIEIIGIVQGVGFRPFVHELATGLGLSGFVKNRAGGVRIEVEGDPRSLDRFLAELTSRPPSPARIEGVRWARRPPRGEPGFRIEPSAGDAAGPIFLAPDVATCDDCLRELFDPRDRRHRYPFLNCAHCGPRLTIIRETPYDRERTTMAAFAMCLDCRSEYEDPRDRRFHAQPIACPACGPRLRLLGGDGRAIESGDPLSDAASALGRGRIVAVKGLGGYHLCCLAGDEGAVAELRRRKHRDEKPLAVMVRDLRWARALGEFDEEERALLASPCRPIVLLRRRPGAPVAVGVSPGGNPRLGVMLPYTPLHHLLMLEVAGAPLVMTSGNPSDEPIAYDDLDAARRLAGIADLILTHDRPIHLRCDDSVSRVVDGAESPIRRSRGSTPLPIDLPVPCPRPTLALGGQLKATFALGRGRHAFLSHHLGDLDRYEAYRAYAEAIGHYERLLAIRPALIVHDLHPDYASTGYARGRPAELPRLAVQHHHAHMASCMAEHGLDEPVLGVTFDGSGYGLDGATWGGEILVGGYLGFRRAAHLRYVAMPGGDRATLEPWRMAASYLADAGVGSSAIRLRASPAELAVVRTMIERRFRSPPTSSVGRLFDAVAALAGLRPRVSYEGQAAMELEWLATGVAADAAYPFEIQQVQGDGPPGAPLQIDHRPLIAEVAAEAGRGRAPAVIARRFHSTLVEMVAEVCLRLRGESGPAKVVLSGGVFLNALLAREITGRLTREEFRVYRHRKVPPNDGGLSLGQLAIGAARDRSHGPGPDAWPITGPAVEWGGPGRS
- a CDS encoding acetyl-CoA C-acyltransferase, which encodes MRRAVVIDAVRTPVGRASADRGCYRDVRAEDLSAHVIRALVDRTGIDPRLVEDVRWGCVQQQGEQGFDIARIAALAADLPVEAGGVTVNRNCASGLQAINDAAMSIAAGCEDVQVVGGVEHMGHVPMDRGYDPCPSLFRRHSEAIMHMGLTAEYLAAKYHISRARQDAFALRSHLLSAEATDGGAFLGEVVPTWGRDEAGRKSLLAEDQGIRRDTSPESLAALPPAFHPDGGTVTAGNSSQVSVGAAALLVMSEEKAAELGLEPMARIRSMAVAGVEPEEMGIGPVPAVGKALARAGLALGQVGCIEVNEAFAVQVLAVLQSLGIDERRVNLRGGAIALGHPLGASGARIATTLLHRMRGEGAMFGLATLCVGLGQGVATVFEACTKGADS